The proteins below are encoded in one region of Helicoverpa armigera isolate CAAS_96S chromosome 11, ASM3070526v1, whole genome shotgun sequence:
- the LOC110370084 gene encoding arf-GAP with dual PH domain-containing protein 1 isoform X2, whose translation MVDHNQKLLQELQKKSGNNVCADCGNPDPDWASYNLGIFICMRCASIHRGMGAHISKVKHLKLDRWEDSQVQRMKEVGNNAAKNKYEERVPPCYRRPNRNDPQVLIEQWIRAKYEREEFCHPERQSYLSGTMEGFLMKRGKEDSRYQLRKFVLSENEDTLKYHPATDGCGRTTGCLDRLIDRLRVKNFGPLRYHVRENKEPKGVLKLSELNVAFAPSKIGHMNSMQLTFMKDGSTRHIYVYHEDPEVISNWYTAIRCAQLHLLQVAFPSMPQSDLVLRLPKDFAREGWLWKTGPRPSDAHRRRWFTLDNRKLMYHDEPLDAYPKGEIFVGHESNGYCIKVTNTGNGCKDARFPFQLVTPDRTYCLAATTHEDRGGWLAVIQQTIKRPLTPQDSTIEATLVRKRTASNSISIFSGR comes from the exons ATGGTAGATCATAACCAGAAATTGTTACAGGAGTTGCAAAAGAAAAGTGGAAATAATGTTTGTGCCGATTGTGGAAACCCGG ACCCGGACTGGGCTTCTTACAACCTTGGCATTTTTATATGCATGCGCTGTGCCAGCATCCACCGTGGCATGGGCGCGCATATCAGCAAAGTGAAACATCTGAAGCTCGACCGCTGGGAGGACTCTCAGGTACAGCGGATGAAGGAGGTCGGTAACAACGCCGCCAAGAATAAATACGAGGAAAGAGTCCCACCCTGCTATAGACGACCTAACAGGAACGATCCACA AGTACTGATTGAGCAGTGGATTCGAGCAAAATATGAACGTGAAGAGTTTTGCCACCCTGAACGTCAGAGCTATCTATCTGGCACTATGGAAGGATTCCTGATGAAGCGAGGTAAAGAAGACAGCCGTTACCAGCTGAGGAAGTTCGTGTTAAGTGAGAACGAGGACACCCTTAA GTATCATCCCGCTACCGACGGCTGCGGCCGTACAACTGGTTGTCTCGATCGGTTAATCGATCGTCTCCGCGTCAAAAACTTTGGTCCTTTGAG ATATCACGTGAGGGAAAATAAGGAACCTAAGGGTGTGCTCAAACTGTCCGAACTGAACGTTGCGTTTGCGCCGTCCAAAATCGGGCACATGAACTCAATGCAACTGACGTTCATGAAAGACGGGTCCACCAGACACATCTACGTGTATCACGAAGACCCTGAAGTTATTAGCAATTG GTACACAGCTATCCGTTGCGCCCAACTGCACCTACTCCAAGTGGCTTTCCCATCTATGCCCCAATCGGACCTCGTGCTCCGTCTACCCAAAGACTTCGCCCGTGAAGGATGGCTGTGGAAGACTGGGCCAAGACCTTCCGATGCTCATCGACGACGCTGGTTTACCTTGGACAATAGGAAGCTTATGTACCATGATGAGCCGCTTGATGCTTACCCGAAAGGCGAGATTTTTGTTG GGCACGAGTCAAACGGCTACTGCATCAAAGTGACGAACACCGGTAACGGGTGCAAGGACGCGCGGTTCCCCTTCCAGTTGGTCACTCCTGACAGGACGTACTGTCTTGCCGCCACTACACATGAAGACCGTGGTGGCTGGCTGGCCGTCATACAACAGACCATCAAGAGACCGCTCACGCCGCAGGATTCTACCA tCGAAGCCACGCTGGTCCGCAAACGTACGGCGTCGAACTCCATCAGCATATTCTCAGGAAGGTAG
- the LOC110370084 gene encoding arf-GAP with dual PH domain-containing protein 1 isoform X1, whose product MVDHNQKLLQELQKKSGNNVCADCGNPDPDWASYNLGIFICMRCASIHRGMGAHISKVKHLKLDRWEDSQVQRMKEVGNNAAKNKYEERVPPCYRRPNRNDPQVLIEQWIRAKYEREEFCHPERQSYLSGTMEGFLMKRGKEDSRYQLRKFVLSENEDTLKYHPATDGCGRTTGCLDRLIDRLRVKNFGPLRYHVRENKEPKGVLKLSELNVAFAPSKIGHMNSMQLTFMKDGSTRHIYVYHEDPEVISNWYTAIRCAQLHLLQVAFPSMPQSDLVLRLPKDFAREGWLWKTGPRPSDAHRRRWFTLDNRKLMYHDEPLDAYPKGEIFVGHESNGYCIKVTNTGNGCKDARFPFQLVTPDRTYCLAATTHEDRGGWLAVIQQTIKRPLTPQDSTSPMVMARRTLWSKHLSTTPRRLLQPPQETLDAYF is encoded by the exons ATGGTAGATCATAACCAGAAATTGTTACAGGAGTTGCAAAAGAAAAGTGGAAATAATGTTTGTGCCGATTGTGGAAACCCGG ACCCGGACTGGGCTTCTTACAACCTTGGCATTTTTATATGCATGCGCTGTGCCAGCATCCACCGTGGCATGGGCGCGCATATCAGCAAAGTGAAACATCTGAAGCTCGACCGCTGGGAGGACTCTCAGGTACAGCGGATGAAGGAGGTCGGTAACAACGCCGCCAAGAATAAATACGAGGAAAGAGTCCCACCCTGCTATAGACGACCTAACAGGAACGATCCACA AGTACTGATTGAGCAGTGGATTCGAGCAAAATATGAACGTGAAGAGTTTTGCCACCCTGAACGTCAGAGCTATCTATCTGGCACTATGGAAGGATTCCTGATGAAGCGAGGTAAAGAAGACAGCCGTTACCAGCTGAGGAAGTTCGTGTTAAGTGAGAACGAGGACACCCTTAA GTATCATCCCGCTACCGACGGCTGCGGCCGTACAACTGGTTGTCTCGATCGGTTAATCGATCGTCTCCGCGTCAAAAACTTTGGTCCTTTGAG ATATCACGTGAGGGAAAATAAGGAACCTAAGGGTGTGCTCAAACTGTCCGAACTGAACGTTGCGTTTGCGCCGTCCAAAATCGGGCACATGAACTCAATGCAACTGACGTTCATGAAAGACGGGTCCACCAGACACATCTACGTGTATCACGAAGACCCTGAAGTTATTAGCAATTG GTACACAGCTATCCGTTGCGCCCAACTGCACCTACTCCAAGTGGCTTTCCCATCTATGCCCCAATCGGACCTCGTGCTCCGTCTACCCAAAGACTTCGCCCGTGAAGGATGGCTGTGGAAGACTGGGCCAAGACCTTCCGATGCTCATCGACGACGCTGGTTTACCTTGGACAATAGGAAGCTTATGTACCATGATGAGCCGCTTGATGCTTACCCGAAAGGCGAGATTTTTGTTG GGCACGAGTCAAACGGCTACTGCATCAAAGTGACGAACACCGGTAACGGGTGCAAGGACGCGCGGTTCCCCTTCCAGTTGGTCACTCCTGACAGGACGTACTGTCTTGCCGCCACTACACATGAAGACCGTGGTGGCTGGCTGGCCGTCATACAACAGACCATCAAGAGACCGCTCACGCCGCAGGATTCTACCA GCCCAATGGTGATGGCGAGGCGTACCCTCTGGTCCAAGCATTTGTCAACAACACCTAGACGCTTATTACAGCCTCCTCAAGAAACACTGGATGCATATTTTTAG
- the LOC110370084 gene encoding arf-GAP with dual PH domain-containing protein 1 isoform X4, which translates to MVDHNQKLLQELQKKSGNNVCADCGNPDPDWASYNLGIFICMRCASIHRGMGAHISKVKHLKLDRWEDSQVQRMKEVGNNAAKNKYEERVPPCYRRPNRNDPQVLIEQWIRAKYEREEFCHPERQSYLSGTMEGFLMKRGKEDSRYQLRKFVLSENEDTLKYHVRENKEPKGVLKLSELNVAFAPSKIGHMNSMQLTFMKDGSTRHIYVYHEDPEVISNWYTAIRCAQLHLLQVAFPSMPQSDLVLRLPKDFAREGWLWKTGPRPSDAHRRRWFTLDNRKLMYHDEPLDAYPKGEIFVGHESNGYCIKVTNTGNGCKDARFPFQLVTPDRTYCLAATTHEDRGGWLAVIQQTIKRPLTPQDSTIEATLVRKRTASNSISIFSGR; encoded by the exons ATGGTAGATCATAACCAGAAATTGTTACAGGAGTTGCAAAAGAAAAGTGGAAATAATGTTTGTGCCGATTGTGGAAACCCGG ACCCGGACTGGGCTTCTTACAACCTTGGCATTTTTATATGCATGCGCTGTGCCAGCATCCACCGTGGCATGGGCGCGCATATCAGCAAAGTGAAACATCTGAAGCTCGACCGCTGGGAGGACTCTCAGGTACAGCGGATGAAGGAGGTCGGTAACAACGCCGCCAAGAATAAATACGAGGAAAGAGTCCCACCCTGCTATAGACGACCTAACAGGAACGATCCACA AGTACTGATTGAGCAGTGGATTCGAGCAAAATATGAACGTGAAGAGTTTTGCCACCCTGAACGTCAGAGCTATCTATCTGGCACTATGGAAGGATTCCTGATGAAGCGAGGTAAAGAAGACAGCCGTTACCAGCTGAGGAAGTTCGTGTTAAGTGAGAACGAGGACACCCTTAA ATATCACGTGAGGGAAAATAAGGAACCTAAGGGTGTGCTCAAACTGTCCGAACTGAACGTTGCGTTTGCGCCGTCCAAAATCGGGCACATGAACTCAATGCAACTGACGTTCATGAAAGACGGGTCCACCAGACACATCTACGTGTATCACGAAGACCCTGAAGTTATTAGCAATTG GTACACAGCTATCCGTTGCGCCCAACTGCACCTACTCCAAGTGGCTTTCCCATCTATGCCCCAATCGGACCTCGTGCTCCGTCTACCCAAAGACTTCGCCCGTGAAGGATGGCTGTGGAAGACTGGGCCAAGACCTTCCGATGCTCATCGACGACGCTGGTTTACCTTGGACAATAGGAAGCTTATGTACCATGATGAGCCGCTTGATGCTTACCCGAAAGGCGAGATTTTTGTTG GGCACGAGTCAAACGGCTACTGCATCAAAGTGACGAACACCGGTAACGGGTGCAAGGACGCGCGGTTCCCCTTCCAGTTGGTCACTCCTGACAGGACGTACTGTCTTGCCGCCACTACACATGAAGACCGTGGTGGCTGGCTGGCCGTCATACAACAGACCATCAAGAGACCGCTCACGCCGCAGGATTCTACCA tCGAAGCCACGCTGGTCCGCAAACGTACGGCGTCGAACTCCATCAGCATATTCTCAGGAAGGTAG
- the LOC110370084 gene encoding arf-GAP with dual PH domain-containing protein 1 isoform X3: protein MVDHNQKLLQELQKKSGNNVCADCGNPDPDWASYNLGIFICMRCASIHRGMGAHISKVKHLKLDRWEDSQVQRMKEVGNNAAKNKYEERVPPCYRRPNRNDPQVLIEQWIRAKYEREEFCHPERQSYLSGTMEGFLMKRGKEDSRYQLRKFVLSENEDTLKYHVRENKEPKGVLKLSELNVAFAPSKIGHMNSMQLTFMKDGSTRHIYVYHEDPEVISNWYTAIRCAQLHLLQVAFPSMPQSDLVLRLPKDFAREGWLWKTGPRPSDAHRRRWFTLDNRKLMYHDEPLDAYPKGEIFVGHESNGYCIKVTNTGNGCKDARFPFQLVTPDRTYCLAATTHEDRGGWLAVIQQTIKRPLTPQDSTSPMVMARRTLWSKHLSTTPRRLLQPPQETLDAYF from the exons ATGGTAGATCATAACCAGAAATTGTTACAGGAGTTGCAAAAGAAAAGTGGAAATAATGTTTGTGCCGATTGTGGAAACCCGG ACCCGGACTGGGCTTCTTACAACCTTGGCATTTTTATATGCATGCGCTGTGCCAGCATCCACCGTGGCATGGGCGCGCATATCAGCAAAGTGAAACATCTGAAGCTCGACCGCTGGGAGGACTCTCAGGTACAGCGGATGAAGGAGGTCGGTAACAACGCCGCCAAGAATAAATACGAGGAAAGAGTCCCACCCTGCTATAGACGACCTAACAGGAACGATCCACA AGTACTGATTGAGCAGTGGATTCGAGCAAAATATGAACGTGAAGAGTTTTGCCACCCTGAACGTCAGAGCTATCTATCTGGCACTATGGAAGGATTCCTGATGAAGCGAGGTAAAGAAGACAGCCGTTACCAGCTGAGGAAGTTCGTGTTAAGTGAGAACGAGGACACCCTTAA ATATCACGTGAGGGAAAATAAGGAACCTAAGGGTGTGCTCAAACTGTCCGAACTGAACGTTGCGTTTGCGCCGTCCAAAATCGGGCACATGAACTCAATGCAACTGACGTTCATGAAAGACGGGTCCACCAGACACATCTACGTGTATCACGAAGACCCTGAAGTTATTAGCAATTG GTACACAGCTATCCGTTGCGCCCAACTGCACCTACTCCAAGTGGCTTTCCCATCTATGCCCCAATCGGACCTCGTGCTCCGTCTACCCAAAGACTTCGCCCGTGAAGGATGGCTGTGGAAGACTGGGCCAAGACCTTCCGATGCTCATCGACGACGCTGGTTTACCTTGGACAATAGGAAGCTTATGTACCATGATGAGCCGCTTGATGCTTACCCGAAAGGCGAGATTTTTGTTG GGCACGAGTCAAACGGCTACTGCATCAAAGTGACGAACACCGGTAACGGGTGCAAGGACGCGCGGTTCCCCTTCCAGTTGGTCACTCCTGACAGGACGTACTGTCTTGCCGCCACTACACATGAAGACCGTGGTGGCTGGCTGGCCGTCATACAACAGACCATCAAGAGACCGCTCACGCCGCAGGATTCTACCA GCCCAATGGTGATGGCGAGGCGTACCCTCTGGTCCAAGCATTTGTCAACAACACCTAGACGCTTATTACAGCCTCCTCAAGAAACACTGGATGCATATTTTTAG